The following are encoded together in the Penaeus chinensis breed Huanghai No. 1 chromosome 20, ASM1920278v2, whole genome shotgun sequence genome:
- the LOC125036030 gene encoding adenosine kinase-like isoform X2 encodes MEDLPKPLLVAFGNPLLDMTAVLKDRSLHDKFGLPVDGQLEVSNKQRAIFSQVKENYPVEYTAGGCALNSSRVFSWVLGEPERVVFVGGIGKDEHARRLSTIVQQSGVVTRFVEVEDQPTGTCVALVLGACRCLCADIGAANTCDPEHVFNSRLLPVLEKAEYIYVEGYFITHSFPTTLQIAKYAQQHKKTFVFNLCGSYVCENHPNELTELLPYVDILFGYVEEYKTLDKFVDVEKVSQSHSNCPDNISHDVLLVLRALRGEEKIVKDKNKGTEEDHNVQKNGIVDKSSNHSSLTNGVINGSNGDVVNGVGSGKLNGYSNCDHDVMVERGASKQKLVVVTKGPSPLLYVDNHMVKERSVPPISPKDIIDTTGAGDSFVGGFLAALSRRRKLTHCLDCGTWTAQKLLQQKGCTLPTYAATFLSGD; translated from the exons atgGAAGACCTACCAAAACCACTGCTTGTGGCCTTTGGGAACCCGCTTCTGGACATGACAGCAGTTCTGAAGGACAGAAGTTTACATGATAAGTTTGGCCTTCCAGTTGATGGACAACTTGAAGTCAGCAATAAACAACGGGCAATATTCAGTCAAGTTAAGGAAAA TTATCCTGTGGAGTACACAGCAGGAGGTTGTGCCCTCAACTCTTCACGGGTCTTCTCGTGGGTGttgggagagccagagagagtcGTTTTTGTTGGTGGGATCGGCAAGGATGAACATGCAAGGAGACTCTCTACAATCGTACAGCAGAGTGGAGTTGTTACCAG atttgtTGAAGTTGAAGATCAACCCACGGGCACCTGTGTAGCTCTTGTACTAGGGGCTTGTCGCTGCCTCTGTGCTGATATCGGAGCTGCAAACACTTGTGACCCAGAGCATGTTTTTAATTCCCGTCTACTCCCGGTCCTAGAAAAAGCAGAGTACATCTATGTTGAGGGCTATTTCATCACACACAGTTTCCCTACAACTTTGCAG ATTGCCAAATATGCCCAGCAGCACAAGAAGACATTTGTGTTCAATCTCTGTGGCAGTTACGTCTGTGAAAACCATCCCAATGAGCTTACTGAACTCCTGCCGTATGTAGACATCCTCTTTGGCTACGTTGAAGAGTACAAAACCCTGGATAAGTTTGTTGATGTGGAAAAGGTCTCCCAGAGTCACTCCAATTGCCCTGACAACATTTCACATGATGTGCTACTGGTTTTAAGAGCACtcagaggggaggaaaagattgTAAAGGATAAGAACAAGGGTACAGAGGAAGATCACAATGTACAAAAAAATGGAATTGTGGATAAAAGCAGCAATCATTCCAGTCTCACTAATGGGGTTATCAATGGGTCCAATGGAGATGTGGTTAATGGAGTAGGCAGTGGGAAGTTAAATGGTTACAGCAACTGTGATCATGATGTGATGGTGGAGAGAGGGGCCAGCAAGCAGAAGCTAGTTGTTGTGACAAAAGGTCCAAGCCCTTTGCTCTATGTGGATAACCACATGGTGAAGGAGCGTTCCGTACCCCCGATATCTCCCAAGGACATTATAGATACCACCGGGGCAGGAGATTCATTTGTTGGGGGATTCCTTGCTGCCCTGAGCAGACGACGAAAACTTACCCATTGCCTAGATTGTGGTACATGGACTGCACAGAAGTTGCTACAACAAAAGGGATGCACATTGCCCACATACGCTGCTACATTCCTGAGTGGGGATTAA
- the LOC125036030 gene encoding adenosine kinase-like isoform X1: MESKMEDLPKPLLVAFGNPLLDMTAVLKDRSLHDKFGLPVDGQLEVSNKQRAIFSQVKENYPVEYTAGGCALNSSRVFSWVLGEPERVVFVGGIGKDEHARRLSTIVQQSGVVTRFVEVEDQPTGTCVALVLGACRCLCADIGAANTCDPEHVFNSRLLPVLEKAEYIYVEGYFITHSFPTTLQIAKYAQQHKKTFVFNLCGSYVCENHPNELTELLPYVDILFGYVEEYKTLDKFVDVEKVSQSHSNCPDNISHDVLLVLRALRGEEKIVKDKNKGTEEDHNVQKNGIVDKSSNHSSLTNGVINGSNGDVVNGVGSGKLNGYSNCDHDVMVERGASKQKLVVVTKGPSPLLYVDNHMVKERSVPPISPKDIIDTTGAGDSFVGGFLAALSRRRKLTHCLDCGTWTAQKLLQQKGCTLPTYAATFLSGD; encoded by the exons ATGGAGAGCAAG atgGAAGACCTACCAAAACCACTGCTTGTGGCCTTTGGGAACCCGCTTCTGGACATGACAGCAGTTCTGAAGGACAGAAGTTTACATGATAAGTTTGGCCTTCCAGTTGATGGACAACTTGAAGTCAGCAATAAACAACGGGCAATATTCAGTCAAGTTAAGGAAAA TTATCCTGTGGAGTACACAGCAGGAGGTTGTGCCCTCAACTCTTCACGGGTCTTCTCGTGGGTGttgggagagccagagagagtcGTTTTTGTTGGTGGGATCGGCAAGGATGAACATGCAAGGAGACTCTCTACAATCGTACAGCAGAGTGGAGTTGTTACCAG atttgtTGAAGTTGAAGATCAACCCACGGGCACCTGTGTAGCTCTTGTACTAGGGGCTTGTCGCTGCCTCTGTGCTGATATCGGAGCTGCAAACACTTGTGACCCAGAGCATGTTTTTAATTCCCGTCTACTCCCGGTCCTAGAAAAAGCAGAGTACATCTATGTTGAGGGCTATTTCATCACACACAGTTTCCCTACAACTTTGCAG ATTGCCAAATATGCCCAGCAGCACAAGAAGACATTTGTGTTCAATCTCTGTGGCAGTTACGTCTGTGAAAACCATCCCAATGAGCTTACTGAACTCCTGCCGTATGTAGACATCCTCTTTGGCTACGTTGAAGAGTACAAAACCCTGGATAAGTTTGTTGATGTGGAAAAGGTCTCCCAGAGTCACTCCAATTGCCCTGACAACATTTCACATGATGTGCTACTGGTTTTAAGAGCACtcagaggggaggaaaagattgTAAAGGATAAGAACAAGGGTACAGAGGAAGATCACAATGTACAAAAAAATGGAATTGTGGATAAAAGCAGCAATCATTCCAGTCTCACTAATGGGGTTATCAATGGGTCCAATGGAGATGTGGTTAATGGAGTAGGCAGTGGGAAGTTAAATGGTTACAGCAACTGTGATCATGATGTGATGGTGGAGAGAGGGGCCAGCAAGCAGAAGCTAGTTGTTGTGACAAAAGGTCCAAGCCCTTTGCTCTATGTGGATAACCACATGGTGAAGGAGCGTTCCGTACCCCCGATATCTCCCAAGGACATTATAGATACCACCGGGGCAGGAGATTCATTTGTTGGGGGATTCCTTGCTGCCCTGAGCAGACGACGAAAACTTACCCATTGCCTAGATTGTGGTACATGGACTGCACAGAAGTTGCTACAACAAAAGGGATGCACATTGCCCACATACGCTGCTACATTCCTGAGTGGGGATTAA